The genomic window AAGCTCTTTGAGTGGGATTCATATAGCACCTCCATATTTGTAAATCCATTATAATATTCAAATATGAAATGTTTATGAAATAAGAAAAAAAGAGCAAAAATATATTTGCTCTTTTTTACGAAAAATAAAAAGCTAGCCGAAGCTAGCTCATCTACTATGCGGAGAGAGGGACTTGAACCCTCACGACCTAAAGCGGTCACAGGATCCTTAGTCCTGCGCGTCTGCCAATTCCGCCATCCCCGCGTCGATTACTTTACTAGTATATCAACTTTGAAAAAAAATGTCAAGACTTTTTTCAGATTTTTTCATCTTGAAATGTATTATTCTGTAATTTCAAGCAAATTTTCATCAACCAATTTTGCACCAAGTGTATTCTTAAAATGTCCAAGTGCAAAGGCATGATTTTCAGGCCAAATGGATGCTACTGCTGGTTTCACAACTTCTATCTGATAACCAAGATTATAAGCATCAATCGCCGTATGCAAGACACAAATATCTGTAAGAACTCCCGTCAAAATGACAGTATCCACTTTACGCTCTCTGAGACGGATATCCAAATCAGTGCCAGAAAAAGCTGAATAGTGACGCTTGTCCATCCAGAAAACACGACTTTCATCAGCATGCTCCTGATAGAAGTCGGCTAACTTGCCATACAAATTTCGTCCACTAGTCCCAATAATGTTATGTGGCGGGAAGAGTTTACTTTCAGGATGAAAAACATCATTTTCTTCATGGGCATCGATTGTAAAAAAGATATAATCTCCACGTTCAAAAGCCTTTTGGGTCACCCCATATATATCATCAGATATTGCTTGAGCTGGAACACCCGCAGTCAGTTTCCCATGATCCGCTACAAAATCTTCTGTATAATCAATAGAAATTAGTGCCTTAGCCATTAATAGTCCCTCTTTTTCACTTCTTCAAAAATATCTGGGATTAGAACTTTGAGATAAGTTCCTTTCATACCAAGAGAACGACTTTCAATAATCCCTGCTGATTCGAGTTTACGCAGTGCATTGACAATCACCGAACGTGTAATACCGATACGATCTGCAATGATAGAAGCTGTCAATTGACCTTCATTACCATTTAGTTCTCCTAAAATAGCTGATACTGCTCGCAATTCAGAGTATGAAAGAGTGTTAACCGCCATAGTGACAGCTGTACGACGACGAATATTTTTCTCATCTTCCTCGCGTTGGAAGTTCAAGAGTTGAATTCCTACTACTGTACTGGCAATCTCAACAAGAATCAAATCATCTTCTTCAAACTTTTTATCATTACGCCAAATAATCAAAGAACCCAAGCGAATACCAGAGACATGGATTGGAGCAATTGTTGTCAAACCATCTGGAAAATCTGAACGACTTTCAGTCGGAAAAATAGTCAAATCATGTTCAACTGGAAGGTTATACTCCGTATCATAAATCATGTTTGCTGCTTGAATATATTCATCAGGGAAAATTTTTGATTGGAAAAATTGCTCTACACGGTCATTATTGGTCTTGTAGCGCATAAAGTATCCCAAGAGGCGTCCTTTACTATTCAAAATGCAGGCATTGCAATCAATGATATCAGCCAATTGACGCGTGATTGCGTTGTAGGGAAGATCATCTTGTAATTTCTCCTCAGAACGCTTTAGGATCGATGTAATTTTTCTTGTTTTTTCTAATAAATGTACCATTTTTTACCTCGCATATAATCGCTTTCATTATATCACAAAATTCTGACTACTTCAACAATTATCTGAAAATTGTTTATTGAATTGCAATTCAAGTGTATTCGAAAATTTTACCTATTTTTTATTATTTTCTTATTGACAGCTTCCTACATTTTTGATAAGATAATATTACAAGATAACAAATTTATAAATACAAACTTCTCGTATGATTATTTTCTTGACTTTTGGTCTCCTTATATATAAAAGCGATCCACCACAGTGAACCGCTTTTTTTGTTATTTATCTCCTTTGTTACGAATCACAAAGCCTGTCTTCTTCTCGCTTGAAGTATTACGTGGATTTTTATTATCCTTACGGTAACGTTTTTCCTTCTCAAAGCGGTCGTTCTTGCGACTGCCTTTTTTGAAATCATCACGACGACCATTGCCACGGCGATCACGATCTCGACGGTCGTCACCACGACGGCCACCACGACCAGACTTGCCTTTTGCTCCAAATCCACCACCAGATGGTTTGAATGGTAATGGTTTCTCACGTGCAATTTCAACTTCTGGAAGACTATCTGGATCCTGAACCGTTAAGCTAAGGATGTACATGGCCAATTCTTCTGGGCTGAATTCGGCTGCCAATTTACGGGCATCTTTTGCGAATTTATCAAAGTTTCCACGAATAGCTTCATCAGCAAAGTCACGTTCAATTTTCTTGAGTGCAACCTGTTTCTTAGCTTGGAAGGCTTCTTCTGCACTTGCAGGCTTGAGGCCTTTCATGCGTTTCTTAGTCAAGTTCTCGATAATTTGGAGATAACCCATCTCATTTGGTGCAACAAAAGTGATGGATTGACCTGACTTACCAGCACGACCTGTACGACCGATACGGTGAACATAACTCTCAGGATCTTGAGGAATATCATAGTTGTAGACATGGGTCACACCTGAGATATCCAATCCACGTGCAGCAACATCTGTTGCAACAAGGACATCAAGATTCCCATTTTTAAAATCACGAAGGACACGAAGACGTTTGTTTTGGTCAAGGTCTCCATGAATACCTTCCGCACGGAAACCACGGATCTTCAGACCACGAGTCAACTCATCTACACGGCGTTTGGTACGACCAAATACAATCGCAAGTTCAGGTTGCTCCACGTCCATGAGACGAGTCATGGTATCAAATTTTTCTTGTTCTTTAACTCGGATATAGTATTGGTCAACCAATTCAGTTGTTAATTCCTTAGCAGCAATCTTCACATGCTCAGGTTCTTTCATAAACTGAACTCCGATACGTTTGATGGCATCTGGCATAGTTGCTGAAAAGAGTAAGGTTTGACGATTTTCTGGGACACGAGAGATGATGGCTTCAATATCCTCAAGGAAGCCCATGTTAAGCATTTCATCTGCTTCGTCAAGGATAAGAGTTTCAATGTCCTGTAGTTTCAAGGCCTTGCGTTTGATCAAGTCTAGAAGACGACCAGGCGTTCCAACTACGATATGAGCTCCTGATTTAAGTGCCTTGATTTGTTTTTCGATACTTGAACCACCATAAACAGAACGGACTTTTACACCCTTGCTTCGACCAAAGCGGAAGAGTTCTTCCTGACTTTGTACAGCTAGTTCACGGGTTGGTGCAATGACCAAAGCTTGAATGGTTCCTTCTTCTGTACGAATTTTTTCAAGGGTTGGCAAGCCAAAGGCTGCAGTTTTCCCTGTACCGGTTTGAGCTTGTCCGATAACATCTTTCCCTTCAAGAGCCAAAGGAATGGTTTGCTCTTGAATCGGACTTGCTTCTACAAATCCTGCTTTTTCGATTTCTGCTAACAAATCCGCAGAAAGATTAAATTCATTAAATTTCACGTTATTCTTCTTTCTAAAGATGGTGCGAAGCCATCCTATAGCGCTTAGTTTATACTTTTCTTGTCATGACGTACTTTCATACCTTTTATGAAAGACCGTGTTGCTTCTTTTCCACTAAAGAAAAGTACTGCTTTTTTGCAACTTATCTAGTATAACACAAGACCGGGGCAAAAGATAGTCTAACCACCTGATTAAATCATGTAAACGATTTTTCTATCTTATGAGCTCAATTCCCAAAAGCATTCTCGAGACTATTTTGTTTGGATATTTTTTCCCGTAGCAGATTTGTGCAAAAGTTTTTTTCTTGTGCTAGAATGAAAATCAAACAGGAGGATTTAAAAATGTTAACATACGATTTAATTGTCATTGGATTTGGTAAGGCTGGTAAGACGCTTGCTGGGAAACTAGCCTCAGCTGGTAAAAAAGTTGCCCTTATCGAACGTAGCAAAGCTATGTACGGTGGAACTTGTATCAACATCGGTTGTATCCCAACAAAAACTTTGCTAGTTGCAGCTGAAAAGAACCTTTCATTTGATCAGGTCATGGCTACTAAAAATACGGTTACTACACGCCTCAATGGAAAAAATTATGCTACTGTAGCTGGTACAGGTGTAGATATCTTTGATGCTGAAGCACACTTTGTCTCAAACAAGGTTATTGAAATTCAAGCTGGAGATGAAAAACAAGAACTGACTGCTGAAACAATCGTTATCAACACTGGTGCTATTTCAAACGTATTGCCAATTCCAGGCCTTGCTATAAGCAAGAACGTCTTTGACTCAACAGGTATCCAAAACTTAGAACAATTACCAGAAAAACTTGGTGTACTTGGTGGAGGAAATATCGGCCTTGAATTTGCCAGTCTCTACAACAAACTTGGAAGCAAGGTTACAGTCCTAGATGCTTTGGATACTTTCCTACCACGCGCAGAACCTTCTATCGCTGCTCTTGCCAAACAATACTTGGAAGAAGATGGAATTGAACTCCTTCAAAATGTCCGCACTACAGAAATCAAAAACGACGGTGACCAAGTGCTTGTCGTGACCGAGAATGAAACATACCGTTTCGACGCGCTTCTCTACGCAACTGGTCGTAAGCCAAATGTAGAACCACTTCATCTTGAAAATACAGATATCGAACTAACTGAACGTGGCGCTATCAAAGTCGACAAACACTGCCAAACAAACGTTCCAGGTGTCTTTGCAGTTGGAGATGTCAACGGTGGACTTCAATTCACCTACATTTCTCTAGATGACTTCCGTGTTGTCTACAGCTATCTTGCTGGTGATGGTAGCTACACACTTGAGGATCGTCTCAATGTACCAAACACCCTCTTCATCACTCCTGCACTTTCACAAGTTGGTTTAACTGAAAGCCAAGCAGCTGATTTGAAACTTCCATACGCTGTTAAGGAAATCCCTGTTGCTGCTATGCCTCGTGGCCATGTAAATGGAGATCTTCGTGGTGCCTTCAAAGCAGTTGTCAATACAGAAACCAAAGAAATTCTCGGTGCAACTATCTTCTCAGAAGGTTCACAAGAAATCATCAACATCATCACTGTTGCTATGGACAACAAGATTCCATACACTTACTTCACAAAACAAATCTTCACTCACCCAACCTTGGCTGAAAACTTGAATGACTTGTTTGCGATTTAAGCTAAGATAAACTTATGAAAAACAACCCTCCTAGGGTTGTTTTTTCTTATCCAAAATCTCAATTCTATCTTTTCCGTCTTTTATGATATAATAGAAACATGAAATTTAAAACTACTTTGGGCCTTCTTGCTGGGCGTTCTTCTCACTTTATTTTGAGCCGTCTTGGCCGTGGAAGTACGCTTCCTGGAAAACTCGCCCTTCAATTTGATAAAGATATTTTACAACATTTAGCAAAGAACTACGAAATTGTAGTGGTAACTGGTACCAATGGGAAAACCTTGACAACCGCTCTCACTGTCGGTATCCTAAAGGAAATTTATGGTCAAGTTTTAACTAATCCAAGTGGTGCCAACATGATAACAGGGATTACAACGACTTTCTTGACTGCAAAATCGTCAAAAATTGGAAAAAATGTTGCAGTGCTTGAAATCGATGAAGCTAGTCTCTCACACATCTGTGACTACATCCAACCAAGTCTTTTTGTCATTACCAATATCTTCCGTGACCAAATGGACCGCTACGGAGAGATTTATACGACCTACAACATGATTTTGGACGCTATTCGAAAAGTTCCTACTGCTACTGTCCTCCTTAACGGTGACAGTCCACTTTTCTACAAGCCTGCAATTCCAAATCCTGTTCAGTATTTTGGTTTTGATTTGGAAAAAGGTCCAGCAAAACTTGCTCACTACAATACTGAAGGTATTCTCTGCCCAGACTGTCAAAGTATTTTGAAATATGAGCTTAATACTTATGCCAACTTAGGAGCATATATCTGCGAAAACTGTGGATGTAAACGTCTTGACTTAGACTATCGTCTGACAGAATTGGTTGAGCTGACCAACAATCGTTCCCGCTTTGTTATCGATGGTCAGGAATACGGTATCCAAATCGGTGGGCTTTATAATATCTATAATGCTCTCGCTGCAGTCGCTATTGCTCGTTACCTTGGAGCGGATTCTCAACTGATTAAGCAAGGATTTGACAAGAGTCGCGCTGTATTCGGTCGCCAGGAGACCTTCCATATCGGTGATAAGGAGTGCACGCTGGTTCTCATCAAGAATCCTGTTGGTGCTACCCAAGCTATTGAGATGATAAAATTAGCTCCTTATCCGTTTAGCCTTTCTGTTCTCCTAAATGCCAACTATGCAGACGGAATTGATACCAGCTGGATTTGGGATGCTGATTTTGAACAAATTACTGAGATGGATATCCCAGAAATCAACGCCGGTGGCGTTCGTCATTCTGAAATTGCTCGTCGTCTTCGAGTAACTGGTTATCCAGCTGATAAAATCACTGAAACAAGCAGTCTGGAACAAGTTCTTAAAACGATTGAAGCTCAAGACTGCAAGCATGCTTATATCCTTGCGACTTATACGGCCATGCTGGAATTCCGAGAATTACTATCCAATCGTCAGCTTGTTAGAAAGGAGATGAACTAATGGTTTATACTTCACTTTCCTCAAAAGACGGCAACTATCCTTACCAGCTAAATATCGCCCACCTCTATGGTAACCTCATGAACACCTACGGAGATAATGGGAATATTCTTATGCTTAAGTACGTAGCTGAAAAGCTTGGTGCCCATGTAACAGTTGACATCGTTTCACTTCATGATGATTTCGATGAAAATCATTACGATATCGCCTTTTTCGGTGGTGGCCAAGACTTTGAACAAAGTATCATTGCTGGTGATTTACCTGCTAAAAAAGAAAGTATCGATAACTTTATCCAAAATGATGGTGTTGTCCTTGCTATCTGCGGTGGCTTCCAACTATTGGGTCAATACTATATCGAAGCTTCTGGAAGACGTATCGAAGGCCTAGGTGTCATGGGACACTACACTCTCAATCAAACTAACAACCGCTTTATCGGTGATATTAAAATTCATAACGAAGAATTTGATGAAATCTACTATGGTTTTGAGAACCACCAAGGCCGTACCTTCCTCTCAGATGACCAAAAACCACTCGGTCAGGTCGTTTACGGAAATGGAAACAACGAAGAAAAAATCGGTGAAGGCGTTCACTATAAAAATGTTTTCGGTTCTTATTTCCACGGACCTATTTTATCCCGTAATGCAAATCTAGCCTATCGCTTGGTCACTACTGCACTCAAGAAAAAATATGGTCAGAGCATTGTCCTTCCAGCTTATGAAGATATCCTCAGCCAAGAAGTAGCTGAAGAATACAGCGATGTGAAAAGCAAGGCAGAATTCAACTAATCTTTCTATTCCAACATGCTATTAGCTGTTGGAATTTTTTTTACCTTCATTTCCCCTTCTCCCTTGCATTTTCTACTAATTTTTGCAAAAATAGAGGGGTAGAAAGAAGGTAGCATATGTCTAAATTACAACAAATCTTAACTTATCTTGAATCAGAAAAGCTAGACGTCGCTGTCGTATCTGACCCCGTCACAATTAATTACCTCACTGGCTTTTACAGTGATCCACACGAACGCCAAATGTTCCTCTTTGTCCTTGGAAATCAAGAACCACTTCTCTTCGTTCCAGCCCTTGAGGTTGAGCGTGCAAGCAGCACTGTCTCATTCCCAGTTGTTGGTTATGTGGACTCTGAAAACCCTTGGAAGAAAATCCAAAACGCCTTGCCACATCTTGATTTCAAACGTGTTGCAGTTGAGTTTGATAACCTCATCTTGACTAAATACCACGGTTTAAAATCTGTCTTTGAAACTGCGGAATTTGAAAACTTAACTCCACTAATCCAGCGTATGCGCTTGATTAAGTCAGCTGACGAAGTGCAAAAGATGATGGTAGCAGGTGTCTATGCAGACAAGTCTGTCAAAGTCGGTTTTGACAATATCTCTCTTGACAATACTGAAACAAATATCATTGCACAGATTGATTTTGCCATGAAACGCGAAGGCTATGAAATGAGTTTTGATACTATGGTTTTGACAGGTGATAACGCTGCAAATCCACACGGTATTCCTGGGGCCAACAAGGTTGAAAATAACGCCCTTCTCCTCTTTGATCTCGGTGTAATGGTCAATGGTTATGCATCAGATATGACTCGTACAGTCGCTGTCGGTAAACCTGATCAATTCAAGAAAGATATTTACAACTTGACTCTTGAAGCCCAACAAGCTGCCCTTGACTTTATCAAACCTGGTGTGACAGCTCATGAAGTAGACCGCGCAGCTCGTGAAGTGATCGAAAAAGCTGGCTACGGTGAGTACTTCAACCATCGTCTCGGTCATGGTATCGGTATGGATGTACACGAATTCCCTTCAATCATGGAAGGAAACGACATGGTTATCGAAGAGGGTATGTGCTTCTCAGTTGAACCCGGCATCTACATCCCTGGTAAAGTCGGTGTCCGTATTGAAGACTGTGGTGTTGTGACCAAAGACGGCTTTGACCTCTTTACAAGTACCAGCAAAGATTTGCTTTATTTTGATTAAAAAGTATTTTATAAAAAATAAGATGGAAAAGCTAAACTTTTCCATCTTATTTTTTGATTTGATAATAAATTTTATCAGCAATATAACCTTTTCGTTCAACTGCATTTGGAATCGTCTTCCAAAAAGTCATACCCGCCTTTTCCATAACACGCCCTGATGCTGGGTTTAGACTTACATAGCAAGCATCAACCTCTTCAAATCCAATCTCATCTAGACAGTATGATAAAATTGCCTTCAAGGCTTCTGTCATGATTCCTCGTCCCCAGTAGTCCATCCCTAAGATATATCCGATCTCACAGCTAGAGTTTTCTTCATGCACACTGACAAGACTAATATCTCCGATGACCTGGGGTGGATTTTCTTTGAGACAAATAGCCCATTTGTAGTAATTTGGATTGTCATAGGATTTTACCCAATTGCCAATAGAATTTCGAGTCTGTTCGACATTCAGGTGAGGATCCCAAGTCACATAGGTCAGATTCTCTGAGCGTGAAGCCCAATTATCAAACATGGCTTGAGCATCAGTTTCCACAAATCTCCTTAATATCAAACGTTTTGTCTCAATAGTTTGTGTCCCTACTGCTCTCATAATGGTAACTCTCTTTCTATTTTATGGATGGCTTCAAACTTGCATTGACATATCTCAGTCTCCTATTTCAAGTTATAAAGCGAAAAAGGTCCTCCGGACCTTCTTCGCTTTTGTATTTTCAGGCTCGGGCTAAAAAAGTCCCCCGGACCTGCCTCGCTTTTCTATTTTCAGGCTCGGGCTAAAAAAGTCCCCCGGACCTGCCTCGCTTTTCTATTTTCAGGCTCGGGCTAAAAAAGTCCCCCGGACTTTTTTACTCCCAAAACTTATCAAACACTGTGATTGGTAGATGGCGTTTGTGTTGGCCTTTGTACCACCATTTTTCAATGGTTGCTTGGGCTTCTGGGCTTACTTGTTTACCTTCGAGATAATCATCAATTTCATTGTAAGTAACTCCCAAGGCTACTTCGTCTGCAATACCTGGTTTTTCTTCTTCTAAGTCTGCTGTTGGAACTTTTTCATAGAGGGCTGGATCAGCTCCAAGTTCTTTCAAGAGTTGTTTTCCTTGGCGTTTATTGAGGCGATAGAGTGGGAGAATATCTGCACCACCGTCACCAAACTTGGTAAAGAAACCTGTGATATTTTCCGCAGCATGGTCTGTCCCGATAACAGCTCCGCTATGAGCACCTGCAAGGGCATATTGGGCAATCATACGGCTACGAGCCTTGATATTTCCTTTGTTAAAATCGGAAACTACACTTCCTGTTGCTTCGACTGCTACTGTCATAGCATCAGCAGATTCCTTGATATTCACTACTAAGCTCACATCTGGCTGGATAAAAGCTAGGGCTTTTTGGGCATCTGCTTCATCAGCTTGTACTCCATAAGGCAAACGAACTGCTATAAATTTATAGCTATCATCACCTGTTTCTGCTCGCATTTCTTCCATGGCTAGTTGAGCCAAGCGTCCTGCTAAGGTCGAGTCTTGACCTCCAGAAATGCCTAACACAAAAGTTTTTAAGAAGGGATGCTTCTTTAAATATCGTTTTAAAAAGTCAATCGAACGACGGATTTCTTCCTGGGCGTCAATCACTGGTTTTACACCTAGTTGCTGGATAATGGTTTCTTGCAAACTCATTCTTCTTCTCCTTCGCCTAGAGCTTCCTTACGCATCTTATCAATCAAGTCCATCTTGTCTTGCCATACGTCACGAGCCAAGTCCACAGGATAATGTTGTGGGTTCAGTACGCGTTTGTATTCATCCCAGAGCTTATCAAATTCCTTACGAGCATAGGCTTGAATTTCAGGCAGACTTGGTAAGTCATAAACTAGCTTACCTTCCTTGAAAATGTCTACCAAGAGAGGAACAGCATCAAAATTACGGACAGTTTTCTTGATATAAGTATAGGTTGGATGGAACATCTTGATTTCAGTCATGCTAGCAACATCGACACCATCATAGGTAATGTAATCGCCTTCTGATTTGCCTTTTTCACGACTGGTGATGCGCCAAACTTGTTTCTTACCTGGTGTTGAAACTTTCTCAGCATTGTTTGAAAGTTTAATGGTATTGCGCATATGACCATTCTCGTCTTCAATAGCAACAACCTTGTAAACTGCTCCAAGTGCTGGTTGGTCATAAGCAGTGATGAGTTTAGTACCTACACCCCAGACGTCAATCTTAGCTTTTTGCATCTTGAGATTAAGGATGGTATTTTCATCAAGATCATTGGATGCATAGATCTTAGCATCCGTAAATCCTGCTTCATCCAGTTGTTGACGAACTTTTTTAGAAATATAGGCAATATCTCCAGAGTCAATGCGGACACCAAGGAAATTAATCTTGTCACCAAGTTCACGCGCAACCTGAATCGCTGCTGGAACACCGATGCGAAGAGTATCGTAGGTATCTACTAGAAAGACACAATTTTTGTGCGTTGAGGCATAAGCCTTGAAAGCCTGATAGTCATTTCCATAAACTTGAACTAAAGCATGAGCATGAGTTCCTAAAACCGGAATACCAAAGAGCTTACCTGCACGTACATTACTAGTTCCATTGGCACCACCAATAACAGCCGCACGAGTCCCCCAGATAGCCGCATCCATTTCTTGCGCACGACGTGTTCCGAATTCCATCAAAGGTTCATCATCAATGACTGAACGAATACGAGCCGCCTTAGTCGCAATCAAGGTTTGAAAGTTGACGATGTTCAAGAGAGCTGTTTCAACCAATTGACACTGAGCCAAAGGACCTTCCACTTGAACAATCGGTTCATTGGCAAATACCAAGTCCCCTTCTTGAGCAGAACGTACAGTCAATTCCAACTTGAGATTACGGAGATATTCCAAGAAGGCGCCATGATAACCAAGTGATTCCAAATAAGCAATATCGCTCTCAGAAAAGCGCAGGTTTTCTAAGTAGTTCACAATTCGTTCCAAACCTGCAAATACAGCATAACCGTTTTTGAAAGGTTGTTGGCGGAAATAAACTTCAAAAACTGCTTTCTTATTATGAATGCCTTGGTCGAAGTAAACTTGCATCATGTTAATTTGATACAAATCAGTGTGCAAAGTTAAACTATCATCTGGGTACATATACTGTCCTTCTTCCCTATTTGTAAAAAGATGAAAATGTTTCTTCTTTTCTCATAAACTAGTACTATTATAACACATTTTCTCGATATTGATAAAAAGCTAACAAGCTATTCCATGCTCTCGAGCTTATCCATATCTTTTTCATACTTCTTCTGAGCCCATTCACCATAACTTTTCAAACCTAAGTTTCCAATAAATACCCAAGGGAGATAAAAGACATAAGTAAATACCCAAGCAAAAATGTATTTAAGATGTAGAGGGTTGTGCTGATAAATTTCGATATTGAACTGATAGTTCTGTAGCATCAAGGTAGCTGTAATCACTAGAGTTAATAATAGGCAACCTAAAATTGTAAAATGAAAACGACTATAGTAAGTCACACCTAGACTTCTAGCACGATTGATAAAGTAAAAATTCCCTATGATAATAATAGCGAGAAGCATGCTAGGATTAAAAAGGCTTGGTGCTAACACTGCTATGAAATAAGCTAGAAACAACAATCCGATAGAAATATAAAAACTCTCTGCACCAGCTTTATGAAGTTGTTGCTCTTCTCTTTCGTCTAATAATTGGTAATAATAAAATCTATTTTTCATCTTCTTCCTCCCAAAATAATTGGTCTAAAGTTTTCCCTAAGCATCTGCAAATAGACTGGCAAAGCGAAAGCGAGGGATTGTACTTTCCAGCTTCTATCAAGCCGATAGTCTGGCGCGTAACCCCGACAGCTTCTGCCAAGTCACCTTGTGTCATATCAAGCTCTACTCGAGCTAGTTTTAATTTTAAATTCTTAGCCACTTGTAACCTCCGCCTTAATTTTAAAAGTCGCGCTTCTTTTTTCAACATTATTATATCATATATTTTACATTATGCAATATATATCTGTCATTTTGTGCGATTTTTTTAACAAAAAACTCTACCACTTACATGATAGAGAGTTCTCTGCTTATTCAAATTTTTTCAAAATATCTACAAGGTCACTTCTTTGTTTTACTTGATAGGCTTTGATTCCTAGGCTTTCAGCCATCTTAGTGTTATCTGCTAAATCATCAAGAAAGACACAATTTGCTGGATCCAACTCATATTTACTGAGGATTTCCTCAAACATTTTTCGATCAGGTTTGATGACCTTAATATCACAAGAAAGAACAAACCCATCTAAAATCTTTGCTAGAGGTGCTAGTTGATTTTTCAATAATTCATAAAAAACTGGTGAGGTATTAGATAGGACAAAAATACGATGGCCATTTTCCTTTAAACGTGCAAGAAGCGGAAAGACTTCCGTGTAAATATCGATATAGGCAGGCCAGTTCCAAATGACTTCTTCAACCTTTTTCTGATAGCAATCTCCTAATAGGGAAAGAACCTTATCAACCAATTCTTCTCGAGTCAAAGTCCCTAAGTCCAATCTTTCCCAAAGCCCCGACTGGAAAATAGCCTTGTCTAAAATTAGATAATCTTTCTGAGTTTTAGCTACAGCTTTCAAAATCTTATCCTTGTTCCATTCCAGTAGAACATTACCCATATCCAGTATGATATCCATCAACCTACCTCCATCATTATGTGAACGATCTCTTTAAGCGTCCAATGTCTGTTTACAAATCTTTTTGATAATAGTGCCTTTGTCCAGTATAGGGATAGTCTTTCAAAGTAAAAACTTCCTTGTAGCCATACTTCTGATAAAAGGCAGGCGCTTGAAACTGATAAGTATTTACAAAAGCAAAGCGACAGTTTCTCTTCTTAGCTTCACTTTCTGCTTGCTGCAATAGTTGGGAGCCAATTCCTTGTCCTCGTATGTCTTCTTTTACAAACAAATATTCGATTTCTAGCCAGTTTCCAAAAGTCTCTCCTACTAAACCAGCCATGAGTTCACCGCTATCATCTTCGACATAAATATTAAGTGGCTCGCTTTCAGCAGCTTCTCTTTTG from Streptococcus sp. oral taxon 061 includes these protein-coding regions:
- the gatD gene encoding lipid II isoglutaminyl synthase subunit GatD, which encodes MVYTSLSSKDGNYPYQLNIAHLYGNLMNTYGDNGNILMLKYVAEKLGAHVTVDIVSLHDDFDENHYDIAFFGGGQDFEQSIIAGDLPAKKESIDNFIQNDGVVLAICGGFQLLGQYYIEASGRRIEGLGVMGHYTLNQTNNRFIGDIKIHNEEFDEIYYGFENHQGRTFLSDDQKPLGQVVYGNGNNEEKIGEGVHYKNVFGSYFHGPILSRNANLAYRLVTTALKKKYGQSIVLPAYEDILSQEVAEEYSDVKSKAEFN
- a CDS encoding Xaa-Pro peptidase family protein, yielding MSKLQQILTYLESEKLDVAVVSDPVTINYLTGFYSDPHERQMFLFVLGNQEPLLFVPALEVERASSTVSFPVVGYVDSENPWKKIQNALPHLDFKRVAVEFDNLILTKYHGLKSVFETAEFENLTPLIQRMRLIKSADEVQKMMVAGVYADKSVKVGFDNISLDNTETNIIAQIDFAMKREGYEMSFDTMVLTGDNAANPHGIPGANKVENNALLLFDLGVMVNGYASDMTRTVAVGKPDQFKKDIYNLTLEAQQAALDFIKPGVTAHEVDRAAREVIEKAGYGEYFNHRLGHGIGMDVHEFPSIMEGNDMVIEEGMCFSVEPGIYIPGKVGVRIEDCGVVTKDGFDLFTSTSKDLLYFD
- a CDS encoding GNAT family N-acetyltransferase, whose product is MRAVGTQTIETKRLILRRFVETDAQAMFDNWASRSENLTYVTWDPHLNVEQTRNSIGNWVKSYDNPNYYKWAICLKENPPQVIGDISLVSVHEENSSCEIGYILGMDYWGRGIMTEALKAILSYCLDEIGFEEVDACYVSLNPASGRVMEKAGMTFWKTIPNAVERKGYIADKIYYQIKK
- the nadE gene encoding ammonia-dependent NAD(+) synthetase, with protein sequence MSLQETIIQQLGVKPVIDAQEEIRRSIDFLKRYLKKHPFLKTFVLGISGGQDSTLAGRLAQLAMEEMRAETGDDSYKFIAVRLPYGVQADEADAQKALAFIQPDVSLVVNIKESADAMTVAVEATGSVVSDFNKGNIKARSRMIAQYALAGAHSGAVIGTDHAAENITGFFTKFGDGGADILPLYRLNKRQGKQLLKELGADPALYEKVPTADLEEEKPGIADEVALGVTYNEIDDYLEGKQVSPEAQATIEKWWYKGQHKRHLPITVFDKFWE
- a CDS encoding nicotinate phosphoribosyltransferase, which translates into the protein MYPDDSLTLHTDLYQINMMQVYFDQGIHNKKAVFEVYFRQQPFKNGYAVFAGLERIVNYLENLRFSESDIAYLESLGYHGAFLEYLRNLKLELTVRSAQEGDLVFANEPIVQVEGPLAQCQLVETALLNIVNFQTLIATKAARIRSVIDDEPLMEFGTRRAQEMDAAIWGTRAAVIGGANGTSNVRAGKLFGIPVLGTHAHALVQVYGNDYQAFKAYASTHKNCVFLVDTYDTLRIGVPAAIQVARELGDKINFLGVRIDSGDIAYISKKVRQQLDEAGFTDAKIYASNDLDENTILNLKMQKAKIDVWGVGTKLITAYDQPALGAVYKVVAIEDENGHMRNTIKLSNNAEKVSTPGKKQVWRITSREKGKSEGDYITYDGVDVASMTEIKMFHPTYTYIKKTVRNFDAVPLLVDIFKEGKLVYDLPSLPEIQAYARKEFDKLWDEYKRVLNPQHYPVDLARDVWQDKMDLIDKMRKEALGEGEEE
- a CDS encoding DUF6773 family protein; its protein translation is MKNRFYYYQLLDEREEQQLHKAGAESFYISIGLLFLAYFIAVLAPSLFNPSMLLAIIIIGNFYFINRARSLGVTYYSRFHFTILGCLLLTLVITATLMLQNYQFNIEIYQHNPLHLKYIFAWVFTYVFYLPWVFIGNLGLKSYGEWAQKKYEKDMDKLESME
- a CDS encoding helix-turn-helix transcriptional regulator — translated: MAKNLKLKLARVELDMTQGDLAEAVGVTRQTIGLIEAGKYNPSLSLCQSICRCLGKTLDQLFWEEEDEK